The DNA sequence GGGGGTCCCGTGCGTTCTGCGGGCGGAAAGGCCGTGTCCAGTTCCGCCATTGCGGAGTCGTACCAGGCGAGCACGCCGTCGAGGCTGACATGGCCGCTGACGGCGGCGACGGTGCGGGCGGGAAGGGACCGCAGCTCGACCTGGAGGTCGGTCGTATCGGGGTGGACCAGCTGGCGCAGCGACACAATGGCGGCCCGAGTACGGTCCAGCTCATCTTCGAGGCGCCGCAGGTGGCCGATGATCACGTCGGCCCGCTGCCGGGAGTCGTCGGTGGCGAGGATCGACTTGACCTCGGCCAGGGGCACCCCGAGTTGCCGGAGCCGGTAGATGACCTGCGCGGTGGGGATCTGCTCGGCCCCGTAGTAGCGATAGCCCGTGTGCGGGTCGACGGTGGCAGGCTCCAGCAGTCCGGCCTCGTGATACCGGCGCAGGGTCCGCACGCTCAGATGGGTCAGCGTGGCGAATTCGCCGATGCTCAGGCCCGTACGCATGAGACCAAGTGTGCCCGCCCTTGACCCTCTCCCTGGGAGAGACCCGACGGTGGTCGTATGAGCACAGTTGACTGGAGTGAGGGCACCGGGATCTCGCTGGAGGATCTGCCGGCCGTGATCAGGGCGTACCTCGCCGCGCACGAGGCCCGTGACGTGAAAAGCGCGATCACGGCCTACACCGCCGATGCCGTCGTGACCGACGATGGCCGCACCCACCGGGGGTTGGACGAGATCCGGACCTGGCTGGACCGTTCGGGCAGCGAGTACACGTACACGACGGAGTTCATCGGCGCCACCGGGGTGGACGAGGCCCACTTCGACGTGGTCCAGCATCTCGAGGGGGATTTCCCTGGCGGGGTGGTCGACCTGCACTTCCGGTTCACTCTGAACGGCGGGTTGATCATTCGACTGACGATCGAACCGTAAGCGTCGTTTCATTGTGTTGTGGTTGGTTTTCTTTTTGAGAAGGCAGGAATGCTAGCAAGATCCTGGTTCGTCACCGGTAGCACGCCTGGCGGCTTCGGTATGGCGTACGCCGAGGCCGCGCTGGAGATCGGCGACCGCGTGGTGCTCACGGCACGGCGACCCGACGAGTTGCACACGTGGGTGCAGGCGCACGGAGACCGTGTGCTGGTCCTGCCACTGGACGTCACCGATGCGGGACAGGTGGAGAGCGCGGTACGCGCGGCCGAGGAACACTTCGGCGGCATCGACGTACTGGTCAACAATGCCGGCCGCGGCCGGTACGGGTCAATCGAGGGCATGGCTGAGGACGACGTACGCCGGATGTTCGAGCTGAATTTTTTTCGGCGTGCTCTCGGTCATCCGGGCTGCGCTTCCCGGCATGCGGGCCAGGCGCAGCGGGTGGATCATCAACATGTCCGCCGTGGCGGGGTTGCGCGGGGTGAACGGATTCGGCTACTACAGCGCCACCAAATACGCGATCGAAGCCGTCACCGAGGTGCTCCGCGAGGAAGTGGCACCGCTGGGTATCCGGGTGATGGCGGTCGAACCGGGGGCCTTCCGCACCCGGGCCTACGCCGGCTTCGCAGACGAACCCATCCAGGAGACCATCGCGGAGTACTGGCCGATGTTGGAGGACGTCCGCGCCGCGATGGTCGACCAGGACGGCAAGCAGCCCGGCGACCCGCAACGAGGGGTCCGCACGGTGATCGCCGCCATGGCCCAGGAGTCGCCTCCGCGACGATTGGTCCTTGGCAGCGACGGGTTCGACGTGGTCGTCGCCACGCTTGAAAACACCCTGGCCGAGATCCGCGCGTCCGAACCGCTCTCCCGGGGAGCCGACTTCCCCTCTGCCTCGCAGCCGACAGCCGACGCGGTCCGGCACGAACGTCATCAGGCTCAAGTGTGAGCCTCCGCTTTCATGGAACTTCTTGATTGGTCTGATACCAGAATGCCCTCCTCGTCGATTCGCCCACCGGGCTATGAGGCCAGTGCGTTTCAGCGGCTCGCTGCACACAGTCTCAGCAACGATCCACATTGCCGAGAGCTGCACTCCAGCCCACCATGCGAAGGCGTCCGGCGCAGCATCAACCCGTCCGGATCCGAGGCACTCGTCGGTACCGGATTTCCACTTTGGATGAGTGGACGGTCAACCAAGATGAGAATCCCCGGCCTGTTCCGGTGAAGCTGCGCAGTAGGCCAGTGCTGACCTGGTGGACTACTGCCCGACGCCCGAACTCAGGGTGCCGTCCACCAGTAACGCTCGACGACGAGCTGTTGAGATTGCCCAGACGCTCGGCGAGCAGCTGGGCAGGAACGTCATCGGGGCGGGTCAGCGCAAGGCGGAGGTCGGAGGCGAGGTACGCGGCGCTTCGGACTTCACATTCGGCCCGGACAGCTTCCGGCGCGGTCGCCGTTTCGCCGCCGTCACAACTCCATGTGGTCGAGCGGCTCCGCCAGCGTCTGCCGTGCAGGCTCCGGAGGAGTCCAGTTGTGCAGGGCGTCAAGCCGCCGCACTGCCTGCATGGCCAAAAAACGTGCGGTCGCGGCGTCAACACCGGGCCAGCCCATCGCCAGGGCTGAGCCCGGCGCGCGGGCGTAGCACGCGTACCGGATCTCGCGCCCGTCCAGTTCCTCAAGCCCGTGCGCGAGCAGTGGCGCCGCAAGGCCTCCGGGCAGGAAAGGCGCCAGCGCGATCTCTCGGTTCAATCGTGGCCGCCCTACCGCTTCGATGATCTTCACGACGATGTCCGAACCGACATAGACGTGGTGGGACAGACTCTCCACGGCCGCCAAGGGGCCCGGATCGCGTCCGAGTGCCGCCATCGCGATCGCTCGAGCGGTGTGCGGCGCCCAACTCAGGTCAATCAGCAGCGGTCCCACCTATCTGTCAGGAACCTCTCCATGCCCTCCGAGCACGGTAGAACCGAATGCAGCCAGGCCGAACCGACCCAACCCGCTCCGGCCACCTGGGCGGGACTCTGCGGAAGCAGAGCCTCCAACCCCGTACCTCCCCTTCACGGACGATCACCTTTGGCCACGTAAGTCGAACCAGAGACAGAAAGCAACCCTCTTGCACTCAGGGCCTCCTGCGCCCCGGCCACCGGACGTCCGCGTCACCGGGTCGGGGACACTTCATGACAAGCAGGGTCGACTGCCAGAACTTCTCCACACCGGCCGGCCGCCCCAGCAAGATCACCGACAGCGGCCGGGAAGCGGGCCGGAGCCAGTCCCCAGGAAGCGGCGACAGCGACCAGCAGGAACCCTGGAACGCAATGACCCCGGGTCATGGTTTACCACCGGGCGAAAGGCGAGTGCGTCGCCACCGATCAAGATCAGAGACTCAAGATCAAAGCACATACGTTTTAGGCGAGCCCTTTGTAGCCACGTTTCCGCAGGTGAGGGCCCGCCCAGGACATTACACCTCAACTCATCATCGAGTGAGATAAGACATTGACGCTCACAACTTCCCTCCGAACCTTGACATGAGCCAGCTGCGAACTGTTATATGAGTGCCATGACGAGGCCGGGATGGCAAACAGGGGGCCAATGAACCACGCTCGCCGGCAGAGGTGTCGCGGCATCCCGTCGAGATGCGGACAGCAGGACCAACCCGAAACGTGTCATATTCACCTGGTCGCCATCTCCAGTTCAGGGGAGCTCCGGGGGTGCGTTCATGAAGAACGTCACCCGCACGTTCATGGCTAGCACGACTCCCACTTTCCTTTGACGTTGGCCAATTCCATGCCGGTCACGCCGGGCCATGGATGCGACTGTTCAGCAGCACCAGCATCACGCACAGATATCGGGCCTGACGATGCCATCACTAAGCGTGTCGCCAGCCCAGAAGAGCTGCTCAAACTCTTGAGCGGGAGGATCGCCGTCAATTGACACTCGGATAACGAGTTGTCGACATGTTCGCGGTTTGGAGAAAACTTGAACGTCACCTCGCTCGACGTTCCGCGGACCCCGGTTGCGCGGCAGCAGCCTGAATGGGAGGACCCGGCGCAGGTCGAGCACGTCCGGACAGTGCTGGCGGCCCTTCCCCCGCTCATCGAGGTCGGAGCGCTGAGCAGGCTGCGAGAGTTGCTCGCCGGAGTTTCCGCCGGCCAGGCGCATGTGGTGCAGGTGGGTGACTGCGCGGAGGACCCCGCGGAATGCACTGCGGGTGATGTGGAGCGGAAGGCGGGGCTCCTCAACCTGCTCGCTGGCGTCATGAGCGGTATCACGCGTCAGCCCGTGGTGCGGGTAGGCCGGATCGCAGGCCAGTACGCCAAGCCCCGGTCGGCGCGCACCGAGTGGGTCGATGGCGTCGAGATCCCGGTGTACCGAGGGCACATGGTGAACGGCCCCGAGCCGGACCCGCAAGCACGACGGCCCGATCCGCAGCGCCTGTTGGCGGGTTACCGGGCGGCGAGCCAGCTCATCGACAACCTCGCTCCGACGGCGCAGGCGCGGATCAGGCCGGCGATCTGGACCAGTCACGAGGCCCTACTGCTCGACTACGAGCTACCGATGATACGCAGAGACCGGCAGGGTCGGGCCGCGCTCACCTCCACTCATTGGCCGTGGATCGGTAACCGCACCCGCGAGGTCGAGGGAGCGCATGTCTCGCTGCTCGCGAATGTGATCAACCCCGTCGCCTGCAAGGTCGGCACGCGTATGAGGGTCGCCGAGCTGCTCGCGTTGTGTGCGCGGCTGGATTCTGAACGGCAACCGGGCCGGCTCACCTTGATCGCTCGGATGGGCGCGGACGCGACCATGGATCTGCTGCCTCCGCTGGTCCGCGCCGTGCGTGCCGCTGGACACCCGGTGATCTGGCTGGTCGACCCTATGCATGCCAACACCGTGAACAGCGCTGATGGACGCAAGACCCGCGTCGTGGAGACGATCATTCGGGAGGTCACGGCGTTCCAGTCCGCCGTTCGCACGGCCGGCGGAACACCGGGAGGGATACACCTCGAAACCACCCCCGACGACGTGACCGAATGCGTCGACGTCCACTACGACACCGACCGGATCGGTGAGAGATACACGACGTTGTGCGACCCGCGACTCAACCCTCGCCAGGCGGTAGCGGTGGTCTCGGCCTGGCAGACGTGATGATGAACCAGGCCGAGGAGAGACTGTGCCGGGCATAGCGCCGATCCCCGCCTACCCACTTCCGACGACCGGTGAGTTGCCCGTCAGCACCGCGCAGTGGACTCCCGACCCACGCCGGGCGGCACTGCTCGTGCACGACATGCAGCGCTACTTTCTCGCGCCCTTTCCCCCGGCGGTGCGTGACGCGCTGGTGCGCCACTGTGTGCAGCTGAGGGAGCGCTGTGCCGCGCTCGGGGTCCCGGTGTTCTACACCGCGCAGCCCGGTGGCATGACCGAGCAGGAACGCGGTCTGCTGAAGGACATCTGGGGCCCGGGCATGAGCGTGGATCCCCTCGACCGGTCGATCGTCGCCGAGCTCGCACCTCGACCGCCGGACCGGGTGCTGACCAAGTGGCGCTACAGCGCGTTCTTCCGCTCGGACCTGCTGGCGCAGATGCGCGAGCAGGACCGCGACCAGCTGATCGTCTGCGGGGTGTACGCGCACGTCGGTGTACTGGCGACGGCCCTCGAGGCGTTCGCCAACGACATCCAGTCGTTCCTGGTCGCCGACGCTCTCGGCGACTTCTCCGCCGAGCACCACCGGCTGGCCCTCGACTACGCGGCCACTCGCTGTTCGGTGGTTACCAGCACCGAGGAGGTCTTCGCATGAATCCGCAGCAGTTGCTCGGGCACGTGCTGAGCCCCGATTCGGACGCCTTCGCCCTGCTGCACCGCCCGGAGACCCTTGGCCCGGACCGGTTGGAGATCCTTCTGGGCCAGGTCAGCACCCCGGCCCGGCTCGCTGACATCCCGTTGACCGACCAGGCCGGGCGGCCCGGCGAGGCCCGCCAGGAGGTGCTGGTCCTGGTGCCTCACCGGCAGGTCACCGAACGCGGCTTCGCCGCCGCGGCGGACGGCTCACCGCTGGTCGCGATGTCGGTTACGGACCAGGGCCAGATCGCCACGGCCGAGGCGCTGAGATACCTGCCGGACGAGCCGATCGCCCTGACCGGTGGGCGGTTCGACACCGAGGACGACGCCTACGCCGACATCGTTCGCGCGGTGCTCGACAACGAGATAGGCACCGGCGAGGGCTCGAACTTCGTCATCAAGCGCTCGTTCGTCACCACCATCACCGGCTACTCCACGCGCAGCGCACTGAGTCTGTTCCGTCGGCTGCTCACCCGGGAGTCCGGTGCCTACTGGACCTTCCTCGTACACACCGGCACCCGGACCTTCGTCGGTGCCACACCGGAGCGCCACGTCAGCCTGCGAGACGGCGTCGCGGCGATGACCCCGATCAGCGGCACCTACCGCTACCCACCGACGGGGCCGGTCCTGTCGGAGGTCATGGATTTCCTCGCCGACGGCAAAGAGACCGACGAGTTGTACATGGTCCTGGACGAGGAACTGAAGATGATGGCCCGGGTCTGCCAGGGCGGTGGCCGGGTGGTGGGCCCGTTCCTGCGGGAGATGGCCTGGCTCGCGCACACCGAGTACGTCATCGAGGGTCGCAGCGACCTCGATCCTCGGGACATCCTGCGGGAGACAATGTTCGCGCCCACCGTGACCGGTAGTCCGCTGGAGAACGCCTGCCGGGTGATCGCCCGCTACGAACCGCGTGGCCGCGGGTACTACGGCGGCGTCGCAGCCCTCATCGGCCGTGACGCCGGCGGCGCCCGGACGTTGGACTCCGCCATTCTGATCCGCACCGCCGACATCAGCACGTCGGAGCTCGACGACAGCGCCTGCGTCGAGGTCGGGGTCGGGGCCACCCTGGTCCGGCACTCCGACCCCGCCGCCGAGGTCGCCGAGACCCGTACCAAGGCTGCCGGTCTGCTCTCGGCGTTGGGCGCCACCGAGCGCCTCACCGGGAACCCGCTGATCCGCGAAGCGTTGGGCAGGCGCAATGCGACGATTGCGCGCTTTTGGCTCAGCGACGCCGGCTCGCGAGCACAGCCGCACCCGGCGCTGAGTGGTCGCCGGGCGCTGATCGTCGATGCCGAGGACACCTTCAGCTCGATGCTGGCCCACCAGCTGCGTGCCATCGGGCTGACGGTACAACTCGCCCGCTTCGACGCGCCCCACCGCTTCGACGACCACGATCTCGTCGTTCTGGGCCCCGGTCCCGGTGACCCGAGAATTATCGACGACCCGAGGTTGGCTCACCTCACGTCGGCGATCGAGCACCTGCTGTCCCGGCGTATCCCCTTCCTTGCGGTGTGCCTGAGCCATCAGCTGCTGTGCCGGCACCTCGGGCTCGGGCTGAGGCGCCGGACGGTCCCGAACCAGGGCACCCAGCGCGAGATCGACCTGTTCGGCTCGCGGGAGCGGGTGGGCTTCTACAACTCCTACGAGGCCTTCGGGCGGGCAGAGCAGTTGGTGTGTCCTGGCGTCGGCGAGGTGAAGGCCAGCCTGGACGTCGGCACGGGCGAGGTGTATGCCCTGCGCGGGCCGCGTTTCACCTCGGTGCAGTTCCACCTTGAGTCGGTACTCACCCAGGACGGCGAACGCGTCCTGAGTGAGCTGCTGGCACCGCTGACGCAGACCGAGGAGGTAATGAACGTATGAAGGCAAGCATCTCCTGGTGGGACCTGTCCGGGTCCGGCCAGACGATCGACTCTCTGCGCGTCTATCTGCGAGAGGAGGGCGTGCAGCCGTGGGAGCAGGTCCACGGAATGCGGTTGAAGTTCTGGATCTCCGACCGGCAGGCCAACCGATGGGGTGCGGTGATGCTGTGGGAGTCCACAGCGGATCTGACGGCGCCGATGCCGCCGAACCGGGCCGCCGAACTCATCGGATATCCGCCGACTCACCGGATGACGACCGATGTCGAGGCCATCGTCGAGGGTATCCACTCCGGCGGGCTGCTCGACGGCGGTTTGGCCTTCGAACCGGTCAGGGAGTCGTAGTGAGCACCTCGACCCGGCCCCTGAGTGCCAATGAGTTCTCCATCCCGCCTGCCGAACCGATGGGCCTGCTTCGGGCCTGGTTCGACCGTGCGGTCGCGGACGACGTCCGAGAGCCGGGCGCGCTGGCGCTGGCCTCTTCAGATGCCCGCGGCCACGCCTCCAACCGGATCGTGCAGGTCCTCGAGGTCCGCGACACGGGTCTGGTGTTCGCCACGCACGCCAACAGCCGCAAGGGCCGGGACCTGGCTGCGACCGGCTGGGCCTCCGGCGTTCTCTACTGGCGCGAGGTCGGCCGCCAGGTGATCGTGACCGGCCCGACCCGCCCGTTGTCCGACGAGGAAGCCGATGCCTTGTGGGCCGCCCGGCCGGTCGGCGCGCACCCGATGTCGGTGGCTTCGCATCAGAGCGCTCCCCTGTTGGACGAGGACGCGCTGAGGAGGCGGGCCGAGCAACTGGGTCGCGCCGGCTTGCCGCTGCCTCGCCCGGCCGCGTGGCTGGGTTATCTGCTCGAGCCCGGATCGGTCGAGTTCTGGCAGTCCGACCCTGGCCGTCTACACCAGAGGCTGCTCTACGAACCCAACGGAACCGGCTGGCGTGCCGGCCGGCTGCAACCCTGACCGCGCCCTTGACCGCGTACTCGAGAGGGAAGGTGATCTTACCCGCCGGTTCCGACACTGACACCGAGTGCCGGTCGACAACCAGCACAGCAAGATACCCATTCACGAGCCGAAGGGATCCGAGATGACAATCGACGACATCCAGTCCGAGGCGTTCGCCACCGACGTCGACCTGCGAGACCGCAACCGTGCCGTCGTCGCGGACTACATG is a window from the Polymorphospora rubra genome containing:
- a CDS encoding SDR family NAD(P)-dependent oxidoreductase; the encoded protein is MRARRSGWIINMSAVAGLRGVNGFGYYSATKYAIEAVTEVLREEVAPLGIRVMAVEPGAFRTRAYAGFADEPIQETIAEYWPMLEDVRAAMVDQDGKQPGDPQRGVRTVIAAMAQESPPRRLVLGSDGFDVVVATLENTLAEIRASEPLSRGADFPSASQPTADAVRHERHQAQV
- a CDS encoding nuclear transport factor 2 family protein, translating into MSTVDWSEGTGISLEDLPAVIRAYLAAHEARDVKSAITAYTADAVVTDDGRTHRGLDEIRTWLDRSGSEYTYTTEFIGATGVDEAHFDVVQHLEGDFPGGVVDLHFRFTLNGGLIIRLTIEP
- a CDS encoding MerR family transcriptional regulator, with the protein product MRTGLSIGEFATLTHLSVRTLRRYHEAGLLEPATVDPHTGYRYYGAEQIPTAQVIYRLRQLGVPLAEVKSILATDDSRQRADVIIGHLRRLEDELDRTRAAIVSLRQLVHPDTTDLQVELRSLPARTVAAVSGHVSLDGVLAWYDSAMAELDTAFPPAERTGPPGGRYANELFTDGAGAMTVFRPVRAPYTSGRIEVVELPAADLAVAIHAGPHDGIDVTYGRLGAWVVAHALGVNGPIHETYQVGPRDTRNSDRWRTEIGWPVFRLAPADN
- a CDS encoding 3-deoxy-7-phosphoheptulonate synthase; the encoded protein is MNVTSLDVPRTPVARQQPEWEDPAQVEHVRTVLAALPPLIEVGALSRLRELLAGVSAGQAHVVQVGDCAEDPAECTAGDVERKAGLLNLLAGVMSGITRQPVVRVGRIAGQYAKPRSARTEWVDGVEIPVYRGHMVNGPEPDPQARRPDPQRLLAGYRAASQLIDNLAPTAQARIRPAIWTSHEALLLDYELPMIRRDRQGRAALTSTHWPWIGNRTREVEGAHVSLLANVINPVACKVGTRMRVAELLALCARLDSERQPGRLTLIARMGADATMDLLPPLVRAVRAAGHPVIWLVDPMHANTVNSADGRKTRVVETIIREVTAFQSAVRTAGGTPGGIHLETTPDDVTECVDVHYDTDRIGERYTTLCDPRLNPRQAVAVVSAWQT
- a CDS encoding isochorismatase family protein, yielding MPGIAPIPAYPLPTTGELPVSTAQWTPDPRRAALLVHDMQRYFLAPFPPAVRDALVRHCVQLRERCAALGVPVFYTAQPGGMTEQERGLLKDIWGPGMSVDPLDRSIVAELAPRPPDRVLTKWRYSAFFRSDLLAQMREQDRDQLIVCGVYAHVGVLATALEAFANDIQSFLVADALGDFSAEHHRLALDYAATRCSVVTSTEEVFA
- the phzG gene encoding phenazine biosynthesis FMN-dependent oxidase PhzG produces the protein MSTSTRPLSANEFSIPPAEPMGLLRAWFDRAVADDVREPGALALASSDARGHASNRIVQVLEVRDTGLVFATHANSRKGRDLAATGWASGVLYWREVGRQVIVTGPTRPLSDEEADALWAARPVGAHPMSVASHQSAPLLDEDALRRRAEQLGRAGLPLPRPAAWLGYLLEPGSVEFWQSDPGRLHQRLLYEPNGTGWRAGRLQP
- a CDS encoding chorismate-binding protein, which gives rise to MNPQQLLGHVLSPDSDAFALLHRPETLGPDRLEILLGQVSTPARLADIPLTDQAGRPGEARQEVLVLVPHRQVTERGFAAAADGSPLVAMSVTDQGQIATAEALRYLPDEPIALTGGRFDTEDDAYADIVRAVLDNEIGTGEGSNFVIKRSFVTTITGYSTRSALSLFRRLLTRESGAYWTFLVHTGTRTFVGATPERHVSLRDGVAAMTPISGTYRYPPTGPVLSEVMDFLADGKETDELYMVLDEELKMMARVCQGGGRVVGPFLREMAWLAHTEYVIEGRSDLDPRDILRETMFAPTVTGSPLENACRVIARYEPRGRGYYGGVAALIGRDAGGARTLDSAILIRTADISTSELDDSACVEVGVGATLVRHSDPAAEVAETRTKAAGLLSALGATERLTGNPLIREALGRRNATIARFWLSDAGSRAQPHPALSGRRALIVDAEDTFSSMLAHQLRAIGLTVQLARFDAPHRFDDHDLVVLGPGPGDPRIIDDPRLAHLTSAIEHLLSRRIPFLAVCLSHQLLCRHLGLGLRRRTVPNQGTQREIDLFGSRERVGFYNSYEAFGRAEQLVCPGVGEVKASLDVGTGEVYALRGPRFTSVQFHLESVLTQDGERVLSELLAPLTQTEEVMNV